The genomic region GCATCGTCCGCCACCAGCTCGTTCCCTATGCAGACCACTATTGCGCTGTCGTTTTGAAGACGCATCGTTCACCCACCGATTCAGGAACCGACTTGACCGGGCGGCAGAGGAGCCCGTTCGCGATCCCGTCGAGATAGTAATGGAACAGGCGGCAGAGGGACTCGCCGGGCTCCTGTTTCCTCAGCCGGCACATCTCCCTCAGGATGCACCTGTCGAAGAGCAGCCGATTTTCCTCCAGGGAAAACTCGAACCCCGCCTGCATCTGCCGGGAAAGCGCCTCGATCACCTTTTCCAGGGTCGGCTCCGGTATTTCCAGCGGCAGCTTCTTCGCCGTGTCCCTCCCGGCGATCCTCCCCACCGGTGCAGTGTTCCCGCCCATGATGTTGTCGATGGTGCTGGCGAAGGCATCCAAGAGGAACGCCACCTCGTTGCGCGCCTTGTCGTAATCCTCGGCGGTCAGGTCGACGCTGTAGTTCTGGTCGCTCGTGTTCATAGGAATTTCCCCATCTTCCTGCAGAACTCCTCGTCCCGGTAGAAGTTCTTGACCAGGTGGAAGTCGCGGTGGGTGATCGCGCCGGAAGGGCAGATGTAGGCGCAGGAAAGGCAGGCGATGCAGTCTTCGGCGTGGTCGACGCTGCAAAGCCTTTTCTCCTCATCCAGTTTGAACACCTTGGTGGGGCAGATGTCGATGCACAGCTCGCACCCCCGGCAGGACTGCTCGTGTACCATGATCTCAACTGGCATCTCTTACCTCCGAAGGGTCTTGACCGTCTCGGCGCCCCGCCTGACCGCTATCTCCAGCGGCATCCGCCCGAGGGCGTGGGTGGCGCAGGAGAGGCAGGGGTCGTAGCAGCGGATGCTGAACTCGACGGCGTTCAGGAGCGCCCGGTCGTCGGGGCGGTCGATCACGTGGGACTGGGCGGACTGCTCGATGGAGCGGTTGATGAGGGAGTAGTTCTGCTGGGTCGCGACGATCAGGTTTGCCGCACGCACGATCCCCCGCTCGTCGATCTGGTAGTCGTGGATCAGCGTTCCCCGCGGCGCCTCGACGTGCCCCACTCCCCTCCCCCCCTGGAAGCGGACCGGGACCCGGGTCTCGCCGCCGATCGCCTTGTCGCGCAGGATCTCTCCCGCCCGCTCGACGGCCCATACGATCTCGATCAGCTTGGCGTAGGTCTGGAACACGGTGGTGTGGCAGGGAGCCCCGCCGAGGCGGGCGAACTCGGCGAACTCGGCGTCGGCGAGCTCGGTCCCGAAGCGGCGCGCCGCGTTCATCCGGGCCATGGGCCCCACCCGGTAGTCGTGCAGCTCGCCGTCGAGTTCCACCTGCACCTTCTTCATGTAGGACCACTCCACCACGGACTCGCGCAGGTACCGGTCGTAATCCTCGATGCCGAACTCGACACGGGTGGCGCCGGTATCGTCGATGACGCGGAGCTTCCCCGCGATCAGGGAGACCCCTTCATCCTGCACTGTTCCCATGCCGAAGCTGGGTACGATCCACTTCTCCCCCATCTCCGGGTGCGCCTCCAGCGCCCGCATCAGGAGCCCCTTCACCGCCGGAACCACCTGCGGCAGCACCCCTCGCGCCTCGTCCACCCACTCCTTGAGCGCCTTTAGCTTCTCCTGGTCGAGGGTAAAGGCGATGCCGCCGGCAACCGAGGTCACCGGGTGCGTCCCCCTCCCCCCCACCATCTCGTTGATCTTCTGGCCGATGCTCCGCAGGCGCAGCGCGAGTTTCGCGAGCTCCGGGTTCGCCTGCACGATACCCACGATGTTCCGGACCCCCGGGTCCGCGTCGAGCCCGAGTACCAGGTCCGGCCCCTGGAGCACGAAGATGGACAGCGAGTGCGAGTGGATGATGTGCCCAAGGTACATCAGCTCCCGCAAAAGGAGCGCTGCCGGGGGGGGCGTGACCCCTGCCGCGTGGTCCAGAGCGTTACAGGCGGCAATGTGGTGCGCCGTGGGGCAGACCCCGCAGATGCGGGCAGTCACGTGCGGCATCCGGTCCGCCTCCATCCCGATCAGGATCTTCTCGAAGCCGCGCAGCTCGTTCACCACAAGCCCCGCGCTTTCCAGCGCCCCGGCCTCGTCCAGGTTGATGAACACCTTCGCGTGCCCCTCGATCCGGGTCACCGGGTCTATCTTCAAAGTTCGCTTCATCGGCATCCCCCGGCCTCGTAATCCGCCTGCTCGTCCTCGATCCAGCGCTTGATCTGAAAGGTGGGCTTGCAGCCGATCATCGAGGCGGCCATGGTGTAGGAGTAATGGGACTTGGAGGAGCGCTCGATCGAGCTGACGATCTCGTCCCGGTCTATCTTGGTGAGCCGCGACATGCGGTCGGCGATCTCGGTCCTGATGTCGCGGTTGGGTTCGGTGAGGATCTGCATGGTGGCCCCGGCGCAGCCGGTGCAGGGGACGCCGTTGGTGGGACAGGGGGCGAGGCAGCGGTCGATGGTAACCGACCCCATGCAGGTGTACCCCTGGCTCAGGAAGCAGCGCTCCGGGTCGGGGATCCCGTCGAAGCTCGACCTGATTTCGGAGACCTCGGTCTTCTCCATGCTCCGCTTGCACTTGGCGCAGACCGAGCGGCGGCTTACTTCCGGCTCCCTTCCCGCAACGAGGGCGGTCAGCGCCTCGAAGATGAAGGCCGGGTGCGGCGGGCAGCCGGGAAGGTAGAAGTCGACCGGGATCACGGTGTCCAGAGGCGAAACCACAGATTCGAGCGGCGAGACCTCGCGGTTTGGGGGGGGAGCGGGAATCGTGGTCTTGTTCTCCAGGTAGACCGCCGCCGCTATCTCCTCCGGGGTATGGATATTCCCCGCCCCCGCCGGGCCGCCAAAGACGGCGCAGGAGCCCCAGGCGATGACGATGTCGCAGGATTCGCGCATCTTGAGGGCTGCGTGCCGGTCGTGCTCGTTGCGTATGGCGCCCGACACCAGCCCGACAGTCGCGGGGGGGTACCCCTTGATGTCGGTCAGCACCGGGCAGCGCTGGATGCGCACCGCCTCCAGCACGTTCAGGATCTTCTCGTGCAGGTCGACAATGGCGACGTGGCACCCGGAACAGTCGCTCAGCCACTCCGTGTTGACGGTAACTTCACCCATGAAACCCTCCCGGCGCAAAGACTATGGATTTCGTACCACGAGCTTCTTGTAACAGGCGTTCTCGCCGGCGTGCACGATCTCCAGGGACGACTCGCGCCCCATGATGTTCTGGAGCGCACCGGCGAAGAAGCCGTACATCATGTTGCAAAGCGATCCCTTCTGGACGTGCCCGAAGCGAAACAGCGACTGGCGGATCATGCAGTCCCGGAAGACCAGCATCACCTCCAGCCCCTCCTCCCCCTGCCGCACCATTTCCTTTTGATCGTGGGTCTTGAACGGCTCGAAGAGCCAGAGGTAGTCGTTTTGCTCCAGGACCCGCCTGGTCGCCGCCAGCGCCTCGTCTATCTCCCCGGTCCTCGGGACCCCCTGCGAAAGCTTCTTCCCCAGGTTCACCCCGGCAAGGTACGAGATGTTGCCGGCCGATTCGCCTATGGCCTGTTCCGTTCCCGACGCTATGGCCCCGAGAAAGACCATCGCGTCCTGCAGGGCCAGCCTGTCGTTGCTTTTTGTCTCCATGGAGTGCTCCTCAAGCTAAATGCTTCAGATTCATGACCACGACGAGCCTTGGTCCCAGCGACAGGATCCCTTCCATCCAGGGCTCCGACCCAACCTCCAGCGGGGGGAGGATGTCCCCCCTTGCCACCCGGATCACGTCGGTCACCTCGTCGATGACAAAACCGGTAAGCACCCCGGCGAAATCCATCACCGCGATGCAGTTCGACTCTTCCACCGCACTGTCGGGGAGGCCGAACCTCTTCTTCAAGGACACTATGGGCACGATGCTCCCTCTGAGGTCGATCACCCCTTCCACGTGGCTCGGGGCGTTGGCCAACTTGGTGACGTCGGTCAAGTCCACGATCTCGCGGACGTCCATGACGTCGACGCCGTACTCCTCGCTCCCGAGGAGGAAGGTGACCATCTGGATATCGGCGGCTGACGAGGTAGTTTTCAAACTATCCCCCTGTCTGTGCTGCGGGAAAAATTGGATGCTCTGTCTTTGGCTTCGGGTATCTCAAAGTCAGTTGAAGAGATGGCGGGGAGAATGACTGCCGGGAGGCAAACTGAAACGGCGTTCGGCAAATGAGATATGGGGGACTTATCGGGAGCGATTTGCCTTACTTAAATTTTATTTTTTAACAGGAACAGATAATTTGAGGCTTAAAATGCCCAATCCCGCCATTCCGTATACGGGATAATTCGAAGCAGAACCTTCGGTTTCTCCCGTACGGGTTCAGCAGTCGTACATTTGCTTCACGTAAGCCTGACTTGGCAAAAGCAAAATTAAAGAAAGGCCCAAAGGCTTTGCGCCTCTGGGCCTTCATTTTGTCACTGCGGCCGGTCTGCGAAACAGCGGTTAATTTGTTACAGCACCCATTTCACCATGACCTGCGGCGCGTACTCGTTGATGCCGCTGAAACCGTACTTGTTGCGCCAGTAGATGAACTCGGTCCCCACGAAGAGGTTGCCCGGCGAGCCCCAGAATTTGCCGGCGTCGAGCAAAAGGCGCGGTTGGGCGTCGATGTTGAAGGCGGAGTTCCCTTCGCTCCCGGCGATATCGATGAACCCTTCGCAGACGAAGTTCGCCTTGCCGATGTTGAACGGGACCTGCCATGCCGGGGTCACCTGGTAGGTGACACCTTCCTTGTCCATGCTGTTGCGCACGTACAGGTTCAAGTCCGCGAAGTTGAACTTGGGGAGGTTGAGGCTCAAGCCCATGCCGTAGAGGTAGTTGTGGAATCCCCCGCCCGACGGGTAGGTGCCCACCTCCAGGGTGCCGGCCAGGAGCACGTCCTTGATCAGCGGAGCGGAGAGGTCCAGCCCGGTGATCTTTCCGAGGCTGAGCCTCGGGGAGATCTCGCCGTACAGGGAGATGTCGTCTTCGGTGGGATTGGTGATGTCTACGAAGAGGAAGTTGTCGCCGTACTTCCAGGCGTCGGCATGTTCGATGGTGATGGTGGCCTGGTTGTTGTCCTTCTCTCCAGTCGGCGCGATCCTGAAGTTGTCGCCCCAAAGGTACTGGAGGTTCGTTTCCTGCCACAGCGCCGCTCCGGCGCTCGCCTTTTCGGGCGCGGCAAACGGCAGCAGCAGGGCTACTGCCAAGGTAACGGTTTTCAGGCTTCTGGACAGGGAACTGCGGATGGATCTTTTCATCAGGTGCTCTCTCCTTTGGATTCCATGCTTGCTCTGCTGCAAAAGGCGGCTGAAACTAGCACATTTTTCGGTTTGATTCACCTTTTTTTGGTCACATTAAACAAAGGCAACACTCCTCCTGCACGGCCGTCGACAGGCACATCGGTATACAAACATGGCAAAAGGCTGCGGCTATGCTAGCATTCAAAGGTCTTTGACTGAATGAGACTTTAAAAGCAGGAGCTTTGAATGCTGACAATGCAGGAAATAAAGAGCCACTACTACTTCACCGATACCGATGCGAAGCTTCTGGAAGAGTTGCTTCCCCTGGCCCGGCAGAACTGCGAGGCCATGGTTGAGGAATTCTACGGTTACCTTTTGAAGATTCCGGAGACCGCCGCATTCCTGCGGGATCCCAAGGATCTCCAGAAACTGCGCCAGACCCACGCGCAGTGGTTCCTGTCGCTTTTCTGCGGCAGGTACGACAACGGCTACATGATCACGCTGCAGGGGATCGGACAGGCGCATGTGCGGATCAAGGTGAGCGCGCATTACGTTAATGCGGCGATGAACGTGGTGCGCAGGTTTCTCATCGAGCTGCTCCAGGCGAACTTCCCGGAGATCGAGGCCCGACGCAAGTACCGCATCGCGGTGGAGAAGATCCTCGACATAAACCTCGACATCATGAGCACCTCGTATCAGGAGGAGGAACTGCGCAAGGTGTTCGTCTCGCACCGGCTGGAATCGAAGTTGATCCACGCCGCCGAACGCTTCACCTACGGCCTCAACCTCATTCTGGTCGTGGCGCTGATCATCGTGTCATTGTCGGTAGTGGGCTTGTTTTTCTGGGACCTGGTGCACGTATTCAGCGGGAGCATGGAGAAGGGGATCCTGTCGGCGCTGGGTTCTTTGCTCATCCTCTGGATGATGATCGAGTTGATGGATAACGAGATCAAGACGCTCAAAGGAGGCAAGTTCAACATCCTCATCTTCATCGGGGTGATCATCGTGGCACTGATCCGCGAGATCCTGATCTCGACGCTGCGCCACGACGCCCTGGAAACGCAGGCGTTCCTGGCCGGGACCCTGCTCATCCTGGGTATAGTCTACTTCCTTGTGGCCAAAAGCCAGAACGGCAACATCCACTAGGGTCGCACCCTCAAGATCCCTGGAACCGCAAAAGGAAAGGGCACCTAAGCCGGTGCCCTTTTCTTTGCGCGTTTTCAATTCCTTTCCAGCTTTACCCCACATCCTGCTTTTTCCGGGGCTCGCCGCCGTTTTTCGCATCCACCGCCGCCCCTGTCACTGCCTGAACCAGCTTTTTGCAGGTGGAGACGAGCTTCGACAACTTGCCATCCTCGCCGTAGATCTTGTCGTAGAAGATGTTCTCCATGACATGCATCCTGGCTATAGGCGTCTTTGCCTTTCTGAGCTGCATATCGATGGTCCATTGCAACTGCTGGAGCCTCAGGCTCTGTTCGGGGGTCCTCGCTGTGCAGGCTGTTTTGATGGCCTCTGCTGCGAGCTGATCGAACAGAGCAGGATTTTCCTGGTACAGCCTGCGCATTTCAGCTGGAGTGTAAAGACTCAGGAGAGATTTAGTACTCATGGCATCCTCCGTCGTACCCCTCGACTCTGTATCGGGTATCAGGGTAACACGTACAGAAGCATTTATTTCCTCTAACTCTGCCTCAATAAAGAAATTAATGCCAGCATTTTCGCATACTCCTACCAGGCTGCGCAGCTTATTGATAAATCGCCGGTTCAGCCCGGTCTTCGCGCTTGGACGCCTGGCAATTAAAATAACCTATTGCGCAGAAGGCGACTTCGGTTTATATTCCCGCACCGCCTACGGGAATTTTGGCACAGGGTGCGTCGCAGGATTGCCAGGCGGCGGCCAATTCATCACAGGAGGGGAAAAGATGCCTGATTGCGAACTTCTTTCCGGTTGCATCTTCTTCAACGACCGGATGGCGAACATGCCTTCTACCAGCAACGTCTTCAAAATGATGTACTGCAACGACAATTTCGAAGGGTGCGCGCGCTATACCGTCCGCAAGGAGGCCGGCAAGGAAAACGTGCCGGAAGACCTCTTCCCGAACCAGATGGACAGGGCCAAGCAGATCCTCAACAAAGGTTGACGTCCGCTTTGGGGAAGTAGTATTGGAAGTCGAAGGCCGCGGTAGACCCGGGGCCTTTTTTCATGGGGCAGCCGCAGGGTTATGAAGCGGCCAGTTGGAAAGGTAAGAAGATGGTTTCAAAAGAACACGACCACATGAAGCGGAGAGCGGCGCGGTTCTCGGTGCTCTCCAACACCTTGCTGGTGGCCGCGAAACTCGTGGTCGGCCTCGTCTCCGGTTCCGTTTCTGTGCTTTCCGAGGCGATTCACTCCGGCATCGACCTCGTCGCCGCCGTCATCGCTTGGTACTCGGTGCGGGAGTCGGCGAAGCCCGCCGACGACGATCATCATTTCGGCCACGGCAAAATCGAGAACGTCGCCGGCACCATCGAGGCTCTCCTGATCTTCGGCGCCGCCTTCTACATCATCTACGAGGCGGTCCACAAGCTGAAGACGGGGGTGGTCGTCGTCGAGAACCTGGGGCTCGGCGCCTCGGTAATGGCCGTCTCGGCCGTCGCCAACTACCTGGTGTCCCGGCACCTGCTTAACGTCGCCGCGGCCACCGACTCGGTAGCGCTCGAAGCCGACGCCATGCACCTGCGTACCGACGTCTACACCTCGGCCGGCGTCCTTGGAGGTCTTGTCCTCATCAAGCTGACCGGGATAGCCCTCCTCGACCCGATAGTCGCCATCGTGGTCGCCCTCATGATCATCAAGGCAGCCTGGGACCTCACGAAGAGCGCCTTTTTCCATATCCTGGACGTGAAACTGCCCGAGGACGAGGAAGCCGTGATCCACGATGCGCTGGAGAACCACCGCCAGCAGTTCATCGAGTACCACAAGCTGCGCACGCGCAAGTCGGGTCACCTCCGGCATATCGACATGCATCTGGTGGTCCCCAGACAGATGACGGTCGAAAGCGGCCATGCGCTAAGTCACGAGATCTCCGCGGATATCGAGAAGAACCTCGCGTACAGTCACGTCCTGGTCCACATAGAGCCCTGCCCAGGGGGCTGCGACAGATGCGCCATCGAGTGCCCCAAAGTGAGCTAGCAAGCTGACGGATGTGACGGGGAGAGAAACGGGAGGGGGGCGCGAGGCAGGAGACAGTTGTTGCGACACTTCCAAGGGGCGGGGTCATCTGCCTGGGACGCCGACCCCGCAAGTGAAGATCTCGAGGTACTGACGCACCAGCAGTTCGTCCTTTTCCGGAGTATGGTTGATCAGGTTCTTGGTCGCCAGGCTGCTCAGGAAGAAATAATTGACCATCCCCGCCAGCGCCAGGGCCGCGTTGGTCGGGTCGACATCCTCCCTGAACTTCTTCTGCCGGATCCCCTCCTCGATCACCCCGGCCATGGTCACGATCACCTCATCTATAACCGGCATTACCAAAGGCTCGAAAAAAGGCGTGGGGTTGGTCAACTCGCTCGTATAAAAGCGCAGCAGGTACGGGTTGTTCCTGTGACGCCGAAAGGTCCAAAGCAGATAGCTCTCCACCATCGCCACCGGGTCCGTCACGCGCTCCCTGATCTCGTGGATCTCCTTGAAGCAGTCGAACTGCTGCCGCAACACCTCCTGGTAGAGCCCTTCCTTGCTGCCGAAATGGTAGGAAATCATCGAGATGCTGGTCCCCGCCGCCAGCGACAGTTCCCGGATACTCACGCCGTGCAGCCCCTTCTCCGAGAACAGCCGTGTTCCCACCTCCATAAGCTTCTTGTGGCACTCAGTTTTTTCCATGACGACTCCGGCAGATAGGGTATTGGGGCGTAGAGAGTAGCAAAATCGCGAGGGAAATACCAATTTTATTGCAAACAAAACGGCGTGCTGTTATGTTGTATTCGAACGAACGTTCGACACTAAACGCGCTGGAAACACGCGAAATAGCTAATCAGGAGGGAAGATGTCCGAATTGCACAGCAGAATCAGGAAGTCCAGCCTTCACGCCAGGATCAAGCCGGTGGATGATGTTATCCCCATGTTCAAGAACGGGATGAACGTAGGTTGGTCCGGGTTCACCCCAGCAGGGTACCCGAAGATGGTCCCCATTGCGCTCGCGGACCACGTGGAAAAGAACCAGCTGCAGGGAAAATTGAGGTTCAACCTTTTCATCGGCGCCTCCGTCGGTGTCGAGACCGAGGACCGCTGGGCCTCCCTGGACATGATCGACCGCCGCTGGCCCTACCAGACCGGGAAGAACATCCAGGCCGGCATCAACGAGGGGCGCATCCGCATGGGTGACAAGCACCTCTCCATGTTCGCCCAGGACCTGGGCTATGGCTTCTACACCAAGGACAACGGCGGCCGGCTCGACATCGCGATCATAGAGTGCTCTGCGATAACCGAAAACGGCGACCTGGTGCTCACCGCCTCCTGCGGCGCCGTTCCTGAGATCGTGCAGATCGCCGACAAGATCATCATCGAGATCAACACCTCGATCCCGAGCTTTGAGGGTCTGCACGACATCGTCGAGCCGATCGCTCCCCCTAACCGCCTCCCCTACCTGATCTGCCGCGTCGACGACCGTGCCGGCTCCCCCTACGTCCGTGTTGACAACGACAAGATCGTCGCCATCGTCGAGTCCAACCGCCCCGACAACGGCCGCGCCTTCAGCGAGCAGGACGACACCTCCGAAGCCATCGCCAACAACATCATCGAGTTCTTCTCCAACGAGGTGAAGCTGGGAAGGCTGCCGAAAAACCTGCTGCCGCTGCAGTCCGGCGTAGGCTCCATCGCCAACGCCGTCATCGGGGGTCTGGCCAACGGCCCGTTCTCCGGCCTCAAGGTCTGGACCGAGGTGCTGCAGGACACCATGCTCGACTTCTTCGACTCCGGCAAGCTCGACTTCGCCTCCACCGTCTCGCTCTCCTTCTCGGTCGACGGCTTCAAGCGCTTCTACGACAACTGGGACAAGTACAGCGACAAGGTGATGATGCGTCCGCTCTCCATCGCCAACCACCCCGAGCCGATCCGCCGCCTGGGCTGCATCGCGATGAACACCCCGGTGGAGTTCGACATCTACGCTCACGCTAACTCCACGCTGGTCGGCGGGACCCGCATGATCAACGGCATCGGCGGTTCCGGCGACTTCCTCAGGAACGCGTACCTCTCCATCATGCACACCCCGTCGGCGCGTCCGACCAAGACCGACCCGACCGGCATCACCTGCGTCGTGCCGCACGTGCCGCACGTCGACCACACCGAGCACGACCTGGACGTGCTGGTCACCGAGCAGGGTCTCGCCGACCTGCGCGGCCTCGACCCGAAAAGCCGCGCCAAGCTCATCATCGAGAAGTGCGCACACCCCGACTACAAGCCGCTTTTGCAGGATTACTTCGAGCGCGCGGCCAAGGACTGCCTGGGGAGAAAGGCCGGCCACGAGCCGCAGCTTCTCGACCGCGTCTTCAAGATGCAGGTGAACCTGGCCCAGAAAGGGACCATGAAGATCGACAGCTGGGACATCTAGGTTCAAGTCATCAGTCGACAAATGACGGCAGGGGGGTCTTAGACCTCCCTGTCGTTTTTTTTTGCACCGAGGATCGGCAAAATGTTTGACGAGCGTGGTGCAAAAGGGTTAAATCACACGATTTAGAAGGAGGATCCGTAATGGCAAGCAAGATCGATCCGGCGACCCTGGAATCCGGCAGCGCCATCTCGATGCTGAAGACGCTGAACATCCAGCTGAAGGAGATCGGGGTGAGCCACGCCTTGATGGAGGTGACGGTCTCCGATATCCATAAGAACTACCTTGGCGGCGCGCACGGCGGGCTGATCGCTACGCTCATCGACACGGTTTCCTTTTTCCCGAAGCCGCTGCTTCCCTCCGGCAAGCCATGCACGACCACCAACTTAAGCGTCAACTATCTTCGGCCCGCCGCTGTGGGCGATCAACTGACCGCCCGCGCTGAACTATTGCACCTGGGACGCAGGATGGCGAGCGTCGCAGTGACGGTAAAGAACCAGCATGGAAAGCTGGTAGCCCACGGCACGACGACGCTCATGATCGAGCCTTAGCTCTCTCGATGCCACTGGAGCACCACCGGTTCCCCTTCCCTGGAACTTGTGCGAACGGCGCCTCAAGCAATGTCATAGCCCCGTCTGGAGAGCTGGATCAGCAGCGGCCTTTCAGGCTATAAGCGTTGCCATCTTTTTGTACAGTGTGCCGCGAGCTTTGTTCCTGGCACCGGTTGCCTTTTTCGACACGCGAGCAGCAGTTGCAGCCCCCGACCGAAGTATCTTATTTCCGCATCTCTTAAGTTGAACAGTACAGAGAAAGCTTAAGCTGTAATCAACGAATACGTACTAGCTAAAATTTTTGCTATCATCTTTCGATTTCAGTGGTAGACTTCCCAAGATGAAACTTCATGCCCTTTTAATACAATCCATCCTTTTCGTCCTCATTTGGTGTTCATCGGCAGCCGCCATTGGACCTGAGAGGCTCGTCTACGACGTCAGCTGGTCCGGTCTTAATGCCGGGTCGGCCGTCCTCGAGGTGGCAGCGCAGGGGGACGACTTCCACATCCTCAACACCATCACCTCGAACTCCTTCGTCTCGGTCTTCTTTCGCATCGACGACAGGTCCGAATCCGTTGTCACCCGTACCGTAAAACCGAAATCGTTCCGGGAGAAGATAAGCGAGGGAAGGTTCCGCGCCCACAGGGAGGCGACCTTCAACTTCACCAGCCTCAAGGCAGAGAGCAAGGATTTGCTCAGCAACACGGTCAAGCGCGCCGACATCACTGCAAGGACCTACGACAACCTCTCCAGCATCTATTTCCTGCGCTCCCACCAACTGGCGCCGGGACAAACCATCTCCTTTGACATCTATGACACGAAGCAGCTATGGAAAGCCGAGGCAAAGGTCGTACACCGCGAGGAGATAACCACCCCGCGAGGGAAGATCAAGACCATCGTGGTAACGTCGCAACTGACCCGGGACGGTGTCCATGCCAAGGTCGGCAACCCTACCTTCTGGTTCACCGACGACAGCCAGCACATCCCCGTGCGCATCAAGACCCAGTTGAAGGTCGGCGAAATCACCCTGACCCTGGCGCGCGAGAAGTAGCGCCGTCCCCACTTGCCTTTTGCAGCTGGAGTGAACACAAAAAGGGGAGCCCTGACTATTCAGTCGAGGCTCCCCTTCTCTTTCAATCTATAGATCTATCTTCCTAGTTGCGTCTGCCGT from Citrifermentans bremense harbors:
- a CDS encoding 4Fe-4S dicluster domain-containing protein, with protein sequence MPVEIMVHEQSCRGCELCIDICPTKVFKLDEEKRLCSVDHAEDCIACLSCAYICPSGAITHRDFHLVKNFYRDEEFCRKMGKFL
- a CDS encoding Ni/Fe hydrogenase subunit alpha, which encodes MKRTLKIDPVTRIEGHAKVFINLDEAGALESAGLVVNELRGFEKILIGMEADRMPHVTARICGVCPTAHHIAACNALDHAAGVTPPPAALLLRELMYLGHIIHSHSLSIFVLQGPDLVLGLDADPGVRNIVGIVQANPELAKLALRLRSIGQKINEMVGGRGTHPVTSVAGGIAFTLDQEKLKALKEWVDEARGVLPQVVPAVKGLLMRALEAHPEMGEKWIVPSFGMGTVQDEGVSLIAGKLRVIDDTGATRVEFGIEDYDRYLRESVVEWSYMKKVQVELDGELHDYRVGPMARMNAARRFGTELADAEFAEFARLGGAPCHTTVFQTYAKLIEIVWAVERAGEILRDKAIGGETRVPVRFQGGRGVGHVEAPRGTLIHDYQIDERGIVRAANLIVATQQNYSLINRSIEQSAQSHVIDRPDDRALLNAVEFSIRCYDPCLSCATHALGRMPLEIAVRRGAETVKTLRR
- a CDS encoding NADH-quinone oxidoreductase subunit B family protein — translated: MGEVTVNTEWLSDCSGCHVAIVDLHEKILNVLEAVRIQRCPVLTDIKGYPPATVGLVSGAIRNEHDRHAALKMRESCDIVIAWGSCAVFGGPAGAGNIHTPEEIAAAVYLENKTTIPAPPPNREVSPLESVVSPLDTVIPVDFYLPGCPPHPAFIFEALTALVAGREPEVSRRSVCAKCKRSMEKTEVSEIRSSFDGIPDPERCFLSQGYTCMGSVTIDRCLAPCPTNGVPCTGCAGATMQILTEPNRDIRTEIADRMSRLTKIDRDEIVSSIERSSKSHYSYTMAASMIGCKPTFQIKRWIEDEQADYEAGGCR
- a CDS encoding chemotaxis protein CheW, which encodes MKTTSSAADIQMVTFLLGSEEYGVDVMDVREIVDLTDVTKLANAPSHVEGVIDLRGSIVPIVSLKKRFGLPDSAVEESNCIAVMDFAGVLTGFVIDEVTDVIRVARGDILPPLEVGSEPWMEGILSLGPRLVVVMNLKHLA
- a CDS encoding DUF5020 family protein gives rise to the protein MKRSIRSSLSRSLKTVTLAVALLLPFAAPEKASAGAALWQETNLQYLWGDNFRIAPTGEKDNNQATITIEHADAWKYGDNFLFVDITNPTEDDISLYGEISPRLSLGKITGLDLSAPLIKDVLLAGTLEVGTYPSGGGFHNYLYGMGLSLNLPKFNFADLNLYVRNSMDKEGVTYQVTPAWQVPFNIGKANFVCEGFIDIAGSEGNSAFNIDAQPRLLLDAGKFWGSPGNLFVGTEFIYWRNKYGFSGINEYAPQVMVKWVL
- a CDS encoding protoglobin domain-containing protein, with product MLTMQEIKSHYYFTDTDAKLLEELLPLARQNCEAMVEEFYGYLLKIPETAAFLRDPKDLQKLRQTHAQWFLSLFCGRYDNGYMITLQGIGQAHVRIKVSAHYVNAAMNVVRRFLIELLQANFPEIEARRKYRIAVEKILDINLDIMSTSYQEEELRKVFVSHRLESKLIHAAERFTYGLNLILVVALIIVSLSVVGLFFWDLVHVFSGSMEKGILSALGSLLILWMMIELMDNEIKTLKGGKFNILIFIGVIIVALIREILISTLRHDALETQAFLAGTLLILGIVYFLVAKSQNGNIH
- a CDS encoding DUF3135 domain-containing protein; amino-acid sequence: MSTKSLLSLYTPAEMRRLYQENPALFDQLAAEAIKTACTARTPEQSLRLQQLQWTIDMQLRKAKTPIARMHVMENIFYDKIYGEDGKLSKLVSTCKKLVQAVTGAAVDAKNGGEPRKKQDVG
- a CDS encoding cation diffusion facilitator family transporter; the protein is MVSKEHDHMKRRAARFSVLSNTLLVAAKLVVGLVSGSVSVLSEAIHSGIDLVAAVIAWYSVRESAKPADDDHHFGHGKIENVAGTIEALLIFGAAFYIIYEAVHKLKTGVVVVENLGLGASVMAVSAVANYLVSRHLLNVAAATDSVALEADAMHLRTDVYTSAGVLGGLVLIKLTGIALLDPIVAIVVALMIIKAAWDLTKSAFFHILDVKLPEDEEAVIHDALENHRQQFIEYHKLRTRKSGHLRHIDMHLVVPRQMTVESGHALSHEISADIEKNLAYSHVLVHIEPCPGGCDRCAIECPKVS
- a CDS encoding TetR/AcrR family transcriptional regulator; the encoded protein is MEKTECHKKLMEVGTRLFSEKGLHGVSIRELSLAAGTSISMISYHFGSKEGLYQEVLRQQFDCFKEIHEIRERVTDPVAMVESYLLWTFRRHRNNPYLLRFYTSELTNPTPFFEPLVMPVIDEVIVTMAGVIEEGIRQKKFREDVDPTNAALALAGMVNYFFLSSLATKNLINHTPEKDELLVRQYLEIFTCGVGVPGR
- a CDS encoding acetyl-CoA hydrolase/transferase C-terminal domain-containing protein; translated protein: MSELHSRIRKSSLHARIKPVDDVIPMFKNGMNVGWSGFTPAGYPKMVPIALADHVEKNQLQGKLRFNLFIGASVGVETEDRWASLDMIDRRWPYQTGKNIQAGINEGRIRMGDKHLSMFAQDLGYGFYTKDNGGRLDIAIIECSAITENGDLVLTASCGAVPEIVQIADKIIIEINTSIPSFEGLHDIVEPIAPPNRLPYLICRVDDRAGSPYVRVDNDKIVAIVESNRPDNGRAFSEQDDTSEAIANNIIEFFSNEVKLGRLPKNLLPLQSGVGSIANAVIGGLANGPFSGLKVWTEVLQDTMLDFFDSGKLDFASTVSLSFSVDGFKRFYDNWDKYSDKVMMRPLSIANHPEPIRRLGCIAMNTPVEFDIYAHANSTLVGGTRMINGIGGSGDFLRNAYLSIMHTPSARPTKTDPTGITCVVPHVPHVDHTEHDLDVLVTEQGLADLRGLDPKSRAKLIIEKCAHPDYKPLLQDYFERAAKDCLGRKAGHEPQLLDRVFKMQVNLAQKGTMKIDSWDI